The DNA window TGCATTCATCTTGTCAACGAATGAGAAAGTCTCAAAATAGTTCATACATTTGCTTTGGTTTTGAGGAGGTTTCATCATCTTCTGCCATGTTTGGTTTGTGAGAATGACTACATATTTATTGCCTTGTTTGATGAGTTAGAAAAAGATGTTGAAGGAAGTTATTTATGAGTGTTATGGTTTGATATATTGGATGCGATATTATGTGGTATATACTATTTGAGGGATTGATATTGGTTTTCTGTATTAATAATTGTCTTCTTGTTACAACCTGTTGTAGGGGTGGTCAACTACATCTATATAAgtaatatactatattttatttaatttattgaaataattttGGGGTTACACGGTTTGTTTGAAATGGATTCAATGAAATTTTCGATTTGGTGAGAAAAGTATTTACACGGCAACAATGCTTATCACTTAGACGAGTCCCTTTTGTTCATTTCATAGAAGTAACTCAGAAGTACCACTGTCACAGCTACAGCAGCCGTGATCATTGTCTTCTTGATGAGTAATCCCAAATACGACGGTGGACTGAATCCCAGCTCCGACAGCCTCTTGTGCGAAGCTGCATAGTCTCTGAAGAATGCTTCTTCATCCTTAAATACAACATTCACATTAATGGGAAATGAGGAATGACTATGACAATGGTATTCATTCTGAAGAATGTATTCTAGTCACGAGTCCTATGTACCTCAGCATACAAGATCACGTATTTCCTGAACTCGGGATCCTCTACGAGAACGTTATCAGTAGGTAGTTTTAGCAGACCTTTTGAATCTCCTTTAAGAAGCTCTCTGTCCAATTTTAGATATGAGATACAAGTTGATTATGAAATATGAGTAGTTTGTTGTTTAATATCTTACACAAAGTAAGAATTGTCAAATTTGAGAGGATCTCGTGTCCAAGGGCCTTCGAATCCTGACCTCTCACGGTGAGCTCTTCCCTGATCGATATACAAAGTTACGTTACACTCATTTCATCCATGATTGAGAAATTCGAGATGTAAGAATTACCAGTGTATGCCCCCCGGATAGTGCCACTATATCTTGGTCGGAGAGGCCCATTCGATTAAAAACCTTCCTTAAGTGGGAAGCACCTACAAATATGCGTGTGAAAGAGATAGAGAGACAGAGAGATCAGTTGTAGAAGCATAAACTGCACCAACACTCAAAGGAAGCTTGCATAGATCAGTGAAAAAAGTTTAATATGCTTGAACCAAGAGGAAGGAATCCATTCCATTTAACTTTCCTGTCACTTTGGGACTATCCaaaattaacatattatataGCCAGTAACTATTAAAGTTAATATTTTCACATAATAGTAGATGAATGGAAGACTTTTAGACTCTAGTATATGGTATAGGATGGGAATTGGTAGGACCAAGTTCTTTTACTTCAACTTCTAAGTTGGATGATGAATGCCAGTCACTTGAATTATTGAAGCACAAAAGGATGTCAAAGAAGATTCCAGTGTTAGAGATTGATTAGTTTCTAACCTTGTTTGGCATCGGGAAGGCGCCCTTCTTCCGGGGAGGCCATGGAATCCTGCCAAAACGAAGCTACGATGACGGAATGTTCCAAACAGTCTTTACCAAATTATGTCAAGAAATCTCTACCTTTCGGCCTGGAACAAAGTCGATAGTGGGGCCTCCGGTAACCTCAACAGCAACGACGCCCGCAAGCTGAAGATTCAGGAAAGGATTAAATAAGTGCATAGCTCATCACATTCTGCAAATCATAAACTTATGCTACCTGGTAAAGATCTGCATATGAGATTCTTGGATTTTTAGCTTTTACTTCCTCTGTAGTCAAAACCAAAAATGGAATTTAATCAAATAAGTACAGTTTGGTATTGAGGAAAGATAAAAGAAGAGAGTGAGATTAGAGAGGAACCACAAAGTTGAATGGCAATATTGAGACCAGCATTAGCAGCATGATTGAGCTCAGCTTGGTTCCTAATAGAAGCATTGGGACCTCCACACTTTGTTTTTGCATCATATGTGCCTGCATCATGCCAcctgcaaatacaattacaaaacacatgTTTATTACTCCAAGTGAATGGAAACGCCTTAACTAACTTGGGACGAACAAAGTGTATAATCATATTAGACTTACGCCAAGCGAAGCATGATGGGGGCACAGTTCTTGGAGGAGATGAGGGCTCTTAGATCCCTTCGCGCCCTCTCCGTCTCCTTCTCATACTCTCTCTCTGCCATTTCAATCCAACTTAATAACTTTTTCTCTCAAACAGAACTCCCACCACTATATATAAATGGATGATTCCCTTCTTCCAAGAAATTTGGAGAACAAGTCATGAATATTTATGTTGGATCAACACAAGAAAAGTAAAGAATCCACAGCATCTCTTAATTTTCAAACTAATTTATTCCTTGCATGCcattttcttttcaaattcTGATTCTCTCATGTTTCTCCATGCAGTGCTAGTGACGAATTAAACAACTTGGATAACTCGatgcttaatttttttaaatagtaataatactaaaatgtaaagattttagtaattattttcaATGGATCGTCATGTCCAAGAAAATCCATAAATTTAGCCAAAATTtaagtttatgattttttggACTAATACAagcaattttttaaattcatttttgggtgctaaaattttaaataactaAATTTACGGGGTAGTCTTGAATAATTCCCATAAATGTTATCAGTATCTATTTTGAGACATGAATTTTTCGTATTTGAAAACATAACCCCAAAAACCCAGTCACCACAGTCTACACCCCTCCGCCGCCACCATTTCTCGCCTCGAATTCTTCATGAAATGGAACCACCAAGCTTCTATGAGACCAGCAATGGCGATCCTTCTAGAACCCCTCCTCAGTTCATCCCAGTTCCAACTCCCACCCTCCTCCTATGCCACCGTATTCCAAGCTTTCACCGGTAAAAACCTCCTCAAATTAGGTCAGCAGCTCCATGCGCACATCGAAATCCGCGGCCTCCGCCCCACGCCCTTCCTCGCCGCGAAAATGGTTGCGATGTACGCCAGCTCCGGCGACATCACGTCCTCCGCCAGGATCTTCCACTCCGTCCAAAACCCCTCTCTGCTTCTCTTCAATTCCATGGTTCGAGCTTACAGTCTGTATAAATACTCCGAAGAGACTCTGCAGATTTTTACGAAATTGCATTCCTTGAATCTTCGCGGCGATTATTTCACCTACCCTTTCGTGTTGAAATCAGTCGCGAATCTGGAGCTTCTCCGCATCGGGAAATGCATACATTCGATGAGCATGAGAGATGGGTTAGAATTCGATTTATACGTGGCGACATCGTTGATCGACATGTATGTGAAATGCGGGAAGCTCGGCGACGCGCGGAAGCTGTTCGACGAAATGCCTGTGAGAGACGCCTCGTCTTGGAACTCGTTGATCTCGGGTTATATGAAAGAAGGCGCGGTTGATTCAGCACGAGAGCTGTTTGAAGAAATGCCAACGAAGAACATTGTGTCGTGGACGAGTATGATCTCGGGTTACACCCAAAACGGCCTTGCAGCTAACGCTCTCAAACTGTTTGATAAAATGTTGGGGAGAGACTCGGATTTGAAGCCGAATTGGGTGACGATCATGAGCGTTCTCCCCGCTTGCGCCCATTCGTCTGCGTTAGAGCAAGGCAGGAGGATCCACGGTTTCGCACGAGAGGAGGGCTTGGACTGTCATCCGTCAGTGCAGACTGCGTTAGTAGGAATGTATGCGAAATGTGGGAGCCTGCCAGATGCCAAGCTATGCTTTGATAGAATCAATCCAAGATCGAGGAGTTTAGTCGCCTGGAACTCGATGATCAGTGCTTATGCTTCTCATGGGCGAGGCGAAGAGGCAGTCCATACATTCGACCTCATGATTCAAGAAGGGTTTCGCCCGGATGGCATTACGTTCACAGGGCTTCTATCGGGCTGCAGTCATTCCGGTTTAGTGGAACTAGGGTTGAGATTCTTCGATTCCATGAGCTCGGACTATCAAGTGGAGAAAAGGCATGAGCACTATGCTTGCGTGGTGGACTTGTTGGGGCGTGCTGGGAGATTGGTCGAGGCGTATGAGCTCATCTCCAACATGCCAATGCCAGCCGGGGCAAGCGTGTGGGGCTCATTGCTGGCTGCAGGGAGATGTCATCGCAATCTTGAGATATCTGAGCTGTCGGCCAAGAAGCTATTTGAGTTGGAGAAGGAGAATAGTGGGAACTATGTGATACTCGCGAATATGTATGCAGAGGCTGCAATGTGGGACGAGGCGAAGGCGTTGAGGGCTCTGCAGAAATTGCAGAAAGTGAGGAAGAATCCCGGGTGCAGTTGGGTTGAGAATGACGGGAAGGCTATTGTGTTTCTTGGTGGCGATGATATTTCTTCAAATTCTCAAACAGTAGAGATTTGATTTACCTTTTTCTAGCATGAAAGGAATGGATAAAGTATGTCTCAGATTTTCGATCACAATACAACTTGAGAAGCTGTCGTTGGTTGCATTTGGGATATTAAACAAGTGCCCAGGACAGTTTGGCGCGTAACGAAGAACCTTAGGGGACTGCCACAACGCGTTCAAGTTGGTGTCGAAGGCGTATGAGAGGGAGATATTGTGGTGATGGATGTGAATCGGTTTCATCGTTTGGAGGAGGGGAGGTGCTCTATTGCTGAGGGAGACATGGAGGATGCATTTTGAAGAATTTTTTGTGGTGGAGATTTTGAGAGTTGGTTGCCACCATTTGAAGGGTTTTGCGTGTTTGGAGTCTCACAATTCTTGGAAGAGTGAAGCATAGGATCTTGTTAACATATACTCctagaaacaatttaattaattaaactatttagCTGATATATATGCAACGTCAACCTGAATAGAGTTGTATAACAGAATTGCAGTTAAAAGGCAAATCAAATCAACTCAATTTTTGCGGTGAGAAATATGATGACATGCTGGAGATCTCATAGCAACTTCTTTGCTACAAACCACAGAGATAATATACAGAATTGCAGTTAAAAAAGAACAGTAAGCTGCTCGCATCTAATCAACAcaaaattttacaatttaaaacaaattattttgaCAAGATCAGATCAAATATGATTTGAGTTAAGTTACTAAATCAGCACACAGAAACCTTCCCAGCTGAGTGAGAAACTCAGGTTGAACAGAACCTGATTGTCTACTACCAGATCAACCCTTTTCTTCTCCGGAATCTGTCGACACGATCTGTGCTCATTCTAGACTTTTCAGGCTTGCTCGTTTTCTTGGACTTGTCAAGCCGGCTATCCAAACTATTTCTAGAAATGTCTGGAACATCTGGTTGCAAATCAAATGACTCTGTGCCGCTGCTTTCACCAGCTGTAAGCTTACTGTCTGAACTAAGTGATGTTGTAAGCTTAATGTCTGAACTAAGTGATGGTGTAAGCTTAATGTCTGAACTAAGTGATGGTGTTACCACACCATTCACAGCTGGCTTTGCCCTCCCAAGAGCCAGAACAAACCTTTTTAAATGTTTGATGAACTCGGGATATAGTTCAAGATTGCAGTGCCCACCTCCATTTATCCATAAAGGTTCATATTTTACCTTGCAAAGCTCCCAAAGCTGCTTCCCATGGGAGCAATCGACAACTTCATCAGCAGTTCCCTATTATTCGAACCAATATTTAGCGACATTCTCCCAAATGCAAGAGAAAGCTAAAATCACCTTAAACTATTGGCATTTCATGTTAAGTAAATAGCTAACATGAAACAGTTAATGCACAAAGTCCTCCATGTCCCCtgtaaaaataatgtaaaaccAAACAAATACTCCTCATGGCTTACCAGTCAATTAGGTCTGCCATAAATCTCAGTGTAAACTGTAAAGTGAAACCTAACCATGCAAGCATAACTTACTCTGACCATGTAAGTTATATGTCAAGAAATGTGCTAATTTATGGGTTGATGGATTTCATCAcgctatatatatttaataaaactGCAGTTGCTGCATTACACGCCTCTCTTCCTCTCAGTCTGTTAAATTCATCAGGTATTTAATCATTTGTGATTTACATCCTCAGTCATTCTGGATCTTTGGCCCATACTAAACCCAATCTGATTGAAATGAGCCAAAACATTAAATCAATTCACAAGTTACACAACATCATAACCATTGGAGGCCCAATGTGATGCTAAATCAACTAAGACTTCATGACTAGTGTTTTAGTAGTTTTCTCACgcttaaaattatactccctccgtcccaatataAGTGAGGTGTATTTCTTTTTTAGGCCATCCCACTATAAGGGAGACATTTCCTTTTATGGCAAAAAGCAACACtctatctttctcttactttatcctctcccctactttttctctttacgTTTTTTTCACTCCTAAAAATCTGTGCctaaaagaaatgtctcacatgtaatgggacggagggagtacagtTTATCAATCATCACTATTCCACCACAACTAAAAGATCAAAACAAGTCTAGAGGGAGAAAACTAATTCCTCAGGCAAGAATTCCACTTCAAGATCATAGTTGTTTATGCATATTCAAAGGCAGAAAAATGTAGCTTCCCCTaccttttttactttttgtttatTCTTTTATATCATCTATACCACTTTCAAGACACTAAAATTTCATCTGATCTCACAGATTCTGCACCCTTTGGGTTTTGTCAAGTAGCCTATGCCTTGATTGTGTTCCTATAAATATTCTATAGTTAAAGGCACTTGCCTCTAACTATAGCAAATACCATTTTGCCTATGGTCTTTTTGGGACAAAGTTGCACTGTACCTCAGAATTTGCATGATGTATGGCATATGATTTCTTGAAGAagttaaacaaaaaaatagtaGCATCTCCTATTCATCTGCACCAGTCCATATCCATCTATATTCCCATACATCTCCAGTTCTAGCTCTACAGGTTTAGGTTTCCTcaaattgaatttctttttaatGTCATATTCCTGAAACTCAACATTTGATTCCACTCGTCTTCCCTAACTCTTCACCATTATATTGTTCAGTTTTACTTCTTTCATTTTTGTTATGCCTTTTCTTTTCCATGACTTCTGCAAACTCTTCTCTTCTCACATCTTCCTGCCttcaatttttcatatttaCCTGCTCCTCTCGTTCCCTAATCTTCTGTTcttcttctttcatttttaaatCTCTCTAGTCCTATTGTGATCCTACTTCAGCCAAGTCAAAGTTTTATGAATTCACTTTaaaaactcaactcaactcaactccACTCTACTCTAGGACTCTCTtctgtgagagagagagagactacACATAACAGCCCAAGTTATAATACATGCAAAAAAGAAGTCAGAAGCATGCATTTGTCCCATATAAAAGTTATGCAGGATACATACAAGGTCCTCATTTCTGGTCCTAAATAAGAAACTCATGTACTTCTTAACTATGATTCAGATAAGAATATTGTACCGATAAAGTTACTCCAGATGTTTCAGCTAACAAAAGTAGGAAGTAACACATAGACATGAGCAATATTAAACCAATGctaatcaatgcatctcgattGCTGCCTAAACACAACACGAGGGAGGTGGGGTAAACAATATGCAAGTACGAACAAGCAATTTCTTCCTAGTAATAGACATAGTTTAATTGATCAATTAATCATGTACTACAATAAATGTACAGAAAACAGGAATAAAGgcaaaaataaacataaaaaagaaaagcaaCTTACATGAATAACAAGAACTGGACATTCTATAGCACCAATTTTGTCAATATTCTGTAGTTAAGAAAGAAATAACTGAGCATTAATCGTCGAAATGTCCAACTACCAATACAACGAAAGAAACAATGAATGAGCCCAAGATCAATAATTACCTTGTAAATATCAAACCAATATGTCCGCTTTACAGGGTATAACACTCTTAAACCAGATAATATCGGGCTATGTAAAACAACACCTCTCAAGTTTGGTGACCTTGATGCTAGATCAATAGTGGGACCACTACCAACAGACTGCCCATAAAGTATTAACTGTTCGTCTTTCACCCCATACTTCTCTTTCAGGCATTTATATACAGCATCAATGTCTGTGTATGTATTACACTCTGATGGCTGTTTCGCAGAAAACAGAGGGTTGTATCATATAGTGAGTCGTGACAAGAACTAGTGGAATAAGCACTTATaaagaaattcaaaatttctGTTAAAAGTATTCATATAAACTTTATTATCTCGAATGCTTATTCAGATCAACGAATGAACTGACTTTTGCAGATAGAAGGTGCAAGGAAAGTGCCGCATGAATCTTCCAAGATATACTAGGAGAACTCAAATAGcaagaaaactaataaaaaacTGAAGCACACCTATCACATAATCACTTGTATATATCCCGAAATTGCTTTCCCCTGTGAAATAATAACCACTTAGCCCTTGATGTCATGACTAAGTTGGCAATAAATATGGAGCATATCTATAAAAACTAGTTATACTACTATCTGAACCTCAGTCAatatactttttaaaaataggTAAAAATTTAATGTAATATTGGGCAGATTTTGCCTTGTCGTGCACACATCCAGCCGAGATGCCAATTTCAATTCTGAACAAAGGTAAGCTGATGCGTGTGCATACAACTGAAAAAGATGTGTAAAATTAACTGAAATACACAATTATAGCTCGCAATTCACATCCTCACCCAAACCTCGTAGCTTATACCGATTTTCTTGTCTCTAGATTATTGAAATTTTGAGGTCGTGATTACCTAGTGAAAGGGCATAGCAATTGATGAGATGTGATATTTGGGGAAAAAGGAAAGCTATTGCCACTTTTGTTTCAAAGTTGAATGCATATTCAGAAGATAAAACAAGGAGGGACAAGGACAATACACAACTCATCGTCTTGGTACCATGGAATCTTCATAAAACTTTTGTGCGGCTGTGTGATTAACGACTTACGTGTACACAGTGAAATTTCTGAACTACAAGTCCCTCTAAAACCTTGTC is part of the Salvia splendens isolate huo1 chromosome 22, SspV2, whole genome shotgun sequence genome and encodes:
- the LOC121787647 gene encoding pentatricopeptide repeat-containing protein At5g56310-like — translated: MKWNHQASMRPAMAILLEPLLSSSQFQLPPSSYATVFQAFTGKNLLKLGQQLHAHIEIRGLRPTPFLAAKMVAMYASSGDITSSARIFHSVQNPSLLLFNSMVRAYSLYKYSEETLQIFTKLHSLNLRGDYFTYPFVLKSVANLELLRIGKCIHSMSMRDGLEFDLYVATSLIDMYVKCGKLGDARKLFDEMPVRDASSWNSLISGYMKEGAVDSARELFEEMPTKNIVSWTSMISGYTQNGLAANALKLFDKMLGRDSDLKPNWVTIMSVLPACAHSSALEQGRRIHGFAREEGLDCHPSVQTALVGMYAKCGSLPDAKLCFDRINPRSRSLVAWNSMISAYASHGRGEEAVHTFDLMIQEGFRPDGITFTGLLSGCSHSGLVELGLRFFDSMSSDYQVEKRHEHYACVVDLLGRAGRLVEAYELISNMPMPAGASVWGSLLAAGRCHRNLEISELSAKKLFELEKENSGNYVILANMYAEAAMWDEAKALRALQKLQKVRKNPGCSWVENDGKAIVFLGGDDISSNSQTVEI
- the LOC121787649 gene encoding alpha/beta hydrolase domain-containing protein 17B-like — protein: MGGVTSSIAAKFAFFPPTPPSYTVVADDSRGGALCIPEVPQREGVDVLKLRTRRGNDVVAVYITHPKATATMLYSHGNAADLGQMYELFVEITLRLRINLMGYDYSGYGQSSGKPSECNTYTDIDAVYKCLKEKYGVKDEQLILYGQSVGSGPTIDLASRSPNLRGVVLHSPILSGLRVLYPVKRTYWFDIYKNIDKIGAIECPVLVIHGTADEVVDCSHGKQLWELCKVKYEPLWINGGGHCNLELYPEFIKHLKRFVLALGRAKPAVNGVVTPSLSSDIKLTPSLSSDIKLTTSLSSDSKLTAGESSGTESFDLQPDVPDISRNSLDSRLDKSKKTSKPEKSRMSTDRVDRFRRRKGLIW
- the LOC121786877 gene encoding L-ascorbate peroxidase 3-like, with product MVAAEGCRLCWIEMAEREYEKETERARRDLRALISSKNCAPIMLRLAWHDAGTYDAKTKCGGPNASIRNQAELNHAANAGLNIAIQLCEEVKAKNPRISYADLYQLAGVVAVEVTGGPTIDFVPGRKDSMASPEEGRLPDAKQGASHLRKVFNRMGLSDQDIVALSGGHTLGRAHRERSGFEGPWTRDPLKFDNSYFVELLKGDSKGLLKLPTDNVLVEDPEFRKYVILYAEDEEAFFRDYAASHKRLSELGFSPPSYLGLLIKKTMITAAVAVTVVLLSYFYEMNKRDSSK